Sequence from the Primulina huaijiensis isolate GDHJ02 chromosome 16, ASM1229523v2, whole genome shotgun sequence genome:
ACAGCCTCAGGCAGATAAGTAGGTTCACCGAGTCCTGATCTCTCCAGAATTTTACGTTGAAACTCAAGACTCGAATCAGTAAACGAACCAGTCAACCCCGATCTCTCGATGAAAATCTTCCTCGTGCATTTCCTATCCTCGTCCGGTTTATAACATGAGAAGTTCACAAGATACACAGGACGAGGACGTGTGAGGAAATACACGGTTGACAGAAAAACTAATAAAGTTGAGCACATTATCACGGAAATGAGATTGAATCTGAGATGGTCCCAGAGAACATGCACGTCTCGGAGAGAAAAAGTCGAGAGTTGAGCAGCAATAACAACCACCAGAGAGGACAAAAATATGAACATTCCATGGGTTATTAGGTAATGGTAACCGAGCTTCACATATTTCAATTTAACAGATTGTTTAAAATCAGGGAGCTTCCTTGAAGAAGAGGGTGGAATCAAGGGTGTGCTTGTTTTCAATTCACTCATGTTTCATAACCTCTCTTCGACCACTCTGGAATAACAAAATGTGTTAGGTCTCAGATACAtaaaatcattaagaatttggaACAAATCAAGCTCAATCCACCAATCCCAgacccaaaaattttaaatttcatgcgttatctttttccttaaaatgtCAAATTAGTTCCATTTTCTGGTACTTGCTGACAATTTTTACCTCCTAATATTGGAACTTTTCCTGGATCTAAAAGAGTTTAATAAGTCTAAAAATTCCAGATTTATCGGGTTAGGCTATTAATCCCAAGAATATACCTTACAACAACTCTTTTTACAGGACCTTATAATGCAGCTCACAAATACAGAAAATCCCAGCAAAATCAAGGACCCTTTTGTCACAGAAGAACAAACACATACAATCTGGCcaaagattatttttttatcttcaaCTTTTTCACTCAACATCAACATTCTTGTTAAGAGAAAAATGAACAGCCACAAAAGATATCTGATTGCTTGGAGACATACCCAAAAgttgcttcttcttttttttggtTTAAAACGAAGAACTCTCAGGCTAAATCATGTATGAGTTGAGAGACAGAGGAGAAGAGGGAGAGtttcttttgaaaatataaataaaacttaAGGAATCATGATCAAAATTATTCCAGCAATGTTGCGTGCAACAACACAAGCCTTAAGATGAATGTATATATAGATGTGCGGAATTTGAAAACACCGTGTCATAAACTCATATTCGCCTGTTCCTTTCGTTAATGGATTGAGATTTCGGTGTCAAAATTGAACCAAATAACTTCGGTAtgaacatttatatccgaattacaaaattcagTTATCAGTTCGGTGTTTGGTATTTTCGATATTATCTGAAGTTTGAACATCTTAGTGAATGGATTTTAGGTATTTAgtgattaataataataataataataataataataataatgattgaataaaaattacagAAATTGAATTGAGTTAATgagaaaatcaatttatttcaaACGATGCGTTTAGATGTTTTAATAGTGTACATGTAACGTCATAATAGGAAATATATTTAgttgtgaatttattaaatttaatgaaTATCATTTATGACCCAAAACAGTGCCTAATGTTTCTAAACTTAGCCCAGCAGTTAGATTTGGCATTAGCCCATTCTCATCTTTGTATTCTGTTGTGTGGGTAATGGACAAAGAGTGAGCTAGGTTGCATAGTTGTCACAGCGGacacttcttttattttactttatttttggATGGCTACACGGGAAATGCTTAGTCGATTCTGGAATGATGCCAAAAGGAGGttatctaaaatatttattgaatatttcaataaaaacTTCCAGATTCCTATTTTGCATGTGGAATTAATTATAAGTCAAAGTTCATTGTGCTCAATATCTTACAAATTTTGGTACATTTTGGTATTTCAGATGAACCAACCAGCAGAAATCGTTGGTAGTTAAGCTATTGCTAagctcaaaataataattatgttaTCAAAAATCAACCtggaatttaaagaaaaaggtaTAATCCAATGATGCTCAAGTCATTGGTTGTATAGGGGCATGCATGTTGTCAACTCATAGCTTAGTGTCGTGTTTCACTGCACAAGCACAAGACACGGAGTTCCAACATACCCTTTGAGTCGGCCAGTGTCATAAAAGATGTACAgagaataataaataaaaacatctAAAAATGTAATTAAGTATAAATGATCTATTTTTGAACTGCCACTGCTGTCTTCTACTGGAAAACTGAAGCAAGTTAATTGTACTTGCACACTCCGCAATAGCAGGCCATTTCAATTCTTTCGACTCATTTCTACCATAACCAAATGTGTAATGATGAAAGTCAAACAATTTTCAGAATCCAAAATTGAATAAAGTTTCAATTGTCCATCAATTTGGCATGATAATCATCAAGAAACTGGATCCAAGTAGTTAGTTCTTTGTTTGAGATTCGCTTAAGAACTTGGAAACCACATAGCAGTCTGGAGGAGTGATGTTTGTATAATAGTTGTGGATTGTTTCCGTGATTTCAAAACCAAATTTCTTGTAGAACTTGATCGCATCCTCATTATTCGTTTGCACGTGCAAATAAACCTCACCAATGTTCTGCTTCACGCAAAGATCAAGCACATGATTCAACAACCTCGAACCTACGCCACATCAATGAATGAAGTCAGGACATAAAAAGCTTTTTTTCCCCGAAAATGATACTTCAGATGCTACAAAAGAAGTGGGCACTATTCAGAATTGGATTACAAACAGTGGAAATAGAAGAATTAAGAAAGAAACAGCATAACTGAACACAAAATTTACTCCATTTGACCTGTAGTCCTACGTCCATTCTACAGTAACCAGGGTCTAAAACTTTTATTAATATTACTTAATTTAGATTGCAATCATCACCTGTTTGTTTATATAGGTGaagatatattaatataaatttgacaaaatatCTCTCCTAAAACTAAATCACAATGAAATCATATCAAAGAATATACCAGAAACTCAATAACTTCACACCTGATTCCAAAATAACATTATTGCATATTAGGAGAAAGAACTTTACTTGATAACACTAAAAAAATATAGCTTTGTCTTGTGATTTAAGATATCCTAAAATTCTGCCACTTCTATAGATTTTGTAGTAACAACCGATTATGCTATGCGATGAAGACAAATTATGAAACGGGGTGATCAAGGTTAACATCAAATTATCAGCTCCTGTTTGCACCCATATGTTAAAAACAAATTGTACACAAATCCATTTTGACTAAACATCAGCACTGTCTGTATGCCTCTTTTCATCAGTTCAGTCCAGACAAGACGTTGATACAAACTTTTTAGAAGTGAAATAAAATGGAAGAGGATTAAAATACTCACCAACACCCAATCCACGGTACGGAGCCAATACACCCAATGTCATTATGTATACACGAATAGCACCACTGTCTTTCTTCTCAAGACGGCATGCAATAGATCCCACACATATGTCACTGTAATAGGCTGAAACAAAAAGAAACTTTACAGTCAGAAACACAAGAAAAATCTCTCAGACTGATTATCATGCCTGTTCGAGTATGACTTCAATTTTTAAGCAACACATTTGCCAGTATTTTCAAGTCTAAGCATTAATATTTCGTAGAGTTACCACAAAATATGCATTTCCAGTAACAAAATTTTCCAATAATCCTTTTATCAGATACCATACTGGGACAAAGTTGGAGTACTTCTAATCAATGGTTCTATTTGCTCAGGTAACTTTAACCTTGCACCCTGAGTTTCCGATGCATTCATTTCTACCCCTACAATTACTCTTTAGCACAAATTAGCGTTTCTTTTAATCACATAACAGCAACTTACAGTCTTGATATGCTTGATATGTTCCTAGTTACCAATTAACAATCTAAGTAAAGGTAGCACGGGAAGAAAAAATTTCCCCTCCTCCATGAACCCATACACCAACCAAGTGTCTCCTCTATTATGCCAAATTTCATTCTTTTTTGTCACAAATGGCCAAGTTTTATAGGAATTTTCCTATCCTCTTGCCACACTATGTTTCATAATACATAAACTTGAAGACGAACTGCTTCTACACTAGTTCAGATTCTAGGGGTGATGGAAAGAAATCGACTAAAAAGTTCATTGCTGCATGGAATTACACTAGATGGATCATGACTCATGTAAGTGAGACGACTAGGTAACCATGGTGGTTATGCTCATGAAGAATATCCTTTATGTGGGTCTCAGGGGTATGGAATACTTCAGCTATGTGATAAAAAGAGAAATACATTCCACATATATAGTTGACGCATATATGCCAGGGTTTGGAAATAGCAGAAAAGCatcaaattgaaaatataagCACATGTATTCATATTTTGTCATGATCATAGACCAAAAATCTGTTATCCATTTTTTCTGATAAGGAAATGGTATACAGCAatgataataaaacatataagTTGGAATATAATGCATCCTTTTACTATCACTACATGTTCTGTTTCGAGACAAGAACATACAATGAtaccatatatttttatttcacatAATATGGGTTCCCGTCCAATTAAGAATGCAACTCACCCCTATGCAAAACACTTTCGACTTCAAAGTTCAAACATGAATGGAAAAAACTAGAAGCACAGACTCATAGATATAATGATCTTAAAAAAATCCT
This genomic interval carries:
- the LOC140960834 gene encoding uncharacterized protein — its product is MGVGGREVSISLDGVRDKNLMQLKKLNTALFPVRYNDKYYADALTSGEFTKLAYYSDICVGSIACRLEKKDSGAIRVYIMTLGVLAPYRGLGVGSRLLNHVLDLCVKQNIGEVYLHVQTNNEDAIKFYKKFGFEITETIHNYYTNITPPDCYVVSKFLSESQTKN